A single genomic interval of uncultured Desulfobacter sp. harbors:
- a CDS encoding penicillin acylase family protein, whose protein sequence is MKWIRRVGIAIALLVVCCVILFFFLPQFNDYQDNGQLNLAGLSRPVTVTRDDSGIAYIHAENIEDLLFAQGFVTAQDRLFQMQMTRMYYEGRMCELAGAKARDLDVRMRTIGILRMAKKQARILNPDLRKQFQHYVDGINTFIKKCPDDLALEFRMAGIKPDLWQVEDCLGVLFYMGYSTAANLTTEIISQMLLDTLGYEKTAMLLPLNINVDDPDDKGVIAMPPKENLGLALPFDPGLLAFAGDRMLRVGSNNWAMAPEKSVTGSAVLSGDPHLDPRILPGVWYPAGLICPGIRAVGVQIPGIPGMGVGRTEHIALSATNNYGDMVDLYIETVDSGNPDHYLEGSNSIAFGHIKERLKIKDTEAPGGFRTEDLDIRTTRRGPVVSKVLKGLEGNRVFTLRFAPVESMTPDIGFLDLLTAKNAEDLSRAMQDLTMACFNWVFADDSGNIGHQTSGRIPLRRTGGTFPHVVKDSTDNWQGWIAPDQMPGQINPDKKWVGTCNNKTVDTGFPHYYSSYFAPSFRYARLKELMADKAKQTPLDMWQYQRDTGNVMARRIAPIMARILLANGDTKDLGRILADWDFKDDPEKAGPLVFQAIYRHFALAVFEDDLGPQKVWTLLNAWYYWQERVLQFVLAGESLFFDDIRTTGKTETMADLFVRAAHAARKELSQVLGDNPAQWRWGDLHTLELVNPLVRKGRLKALLGTGPMPMGGSGETLYRGWYDFDTPYAVTHCASLRFVADMGDDEKLMAVLPGGAVGRTFHPHQKDLVDGFMDGSIQYWWFSDAAIKAHAQKTLTLMPQSY, encoded by the coding sequence ATGAAATGGATTCGGCGTGTTGGTATCGCCATCGCTTTGCTGGTGGTTTGCTGTGTGATTCTTTTTTTCTTTCTGCCCCAGTTTAATGACTACCAAGATAACGGACAATTAAATCTTGCCGGCCTAAGCCGGCCCGTGACCGTCACCCGGGACGATTCGGGTATTGCATATATTCATGCCGAAAATATTGAGGACCTGTTGTTTGCGCAAGGGTTTGTCACGGCCCAGGACCGGCTGTTCCAGATGCAGATGACCCGGATGTATTATGAAGGGCGGATGTGCGAATTGGCAGGGGCAAAGGCCAGGGACCTGGATGTCCGCATGCGCACCATCGGAATTTTACGCATGGCGAAAAAACAGGCCCGGATATTGAATCCTGACTTGCGGAAACAGTTCCAACACTATGTGGACGGCATAAATACCTTCATAAAAAAATGCCCGGATGACCTTGCTTTGGAATTTCGTATGGCCGGGATCAAACCGGATTTATGGCAGGTGGAAGACTGCCTTGGTGTACTGTTTTATATGGGATATTCCACGGCAGCCAATTTGACCACGGAGATTATTTCCCAGATGCTTCTGGATACCCTGGGATATGAAAAAACCGCCATGCTGCTGCCTTTGAATATCAATGTGGATGACCCTGATGACAAAGGTGTTATTGCCATGCCGCCCAAGGAGAACCTTGGGTTGGCCCTGCCGTTTGACCCGGGCCTTTTGGCCTTTGCCGGGGACCGGATGCTGCGGGTGGGCAGTAACAACTGGGCCATGGCTCCGGAAAAATCCGTCACCGGGTCTGCTGTGCTGTCCGGCGATCCCCACCTGGACCCAAGAATACTGCCGGGGGTCTGGTATCCGGCAGGACTGATCTGCCCCGGTATCCGGGCCGTTGGCGTTCAGATCCCCGGCATCCCGGGAATGGGTGTGGGGCGCACCGAGCACATTGCGTTGTCCGCCACCAACAATTATGGTGACATGGTGGACCTTTATATTGAAACCGTTGATTCGGGAAATCCGGACCACTATCTGGAGGGAAGCAATTCCATTGCCTTTGGGCATATTAAAGAACGTTTGAAAATTAAAGATACGGAGGCACCCGGCGGCTTTCGCACGGAAGATCTGGATATCCGGACCACCCGCAGGGGGCCGGTGGTGTCTAAGGTTCTCAAGGGTCTGGAGGGCAATAGAGTGTTTACGCTTAGATTTGCACCGGTTGAGTCCATGACCCCTGACATCGGGTTTTTGGATTTGCTGACGGCAAAAAATGCCGAAGATCTTTCCCGGGCCATGCAGGACCTGACCATGGCCTGTTTTAACTGGGTGTTTGCAGACGATTCAGGCAATATCGGCCATCAGACATCCGGTCGGATTCCCCTGCGCAGGACCGGCGGCACGTTTCCTCATGTGGTCAAAGACAGCACAGACAACTGGCAGGGCTGGATTGCCCCGGATCAGATGCCCGGGCAGATCAACCCGGATAAAAAATGGGTGGGCACCTGCAATAATAAAACCGTAGATACAGGCTTTCCCCATTATTATTCATCCTATTTTGCACCGTCATTCCGTTATGCGAGGCTAAAGGAACTCATGGCAGACAAAGCCAAGCAGACACCTTTGGATATGTGGCAATATCAAAGGGATACAGGTAATGTCATGGCCCGGCGTATCGCACCGATTATGGCACGGATTCTTCTGGCAAACGGGGATACAAAAGATCTGGGGCGAATTCTGGCGGATTGGGATTTTAAAGATGATCCTGAAAAGGCAGGGCCTTTGGTTTTTCAAGCCATATACCGGCATTTTGCACTGGCTGTGTTTGAAGATGATTTGGGGCCACAAAAGGTTTGGACGCTGTTGAATGCCTGGTATTACTGGCAGGAGCGCGTCTTGCAGTTTGTGCTGGCCGGTGAGAGTCTCTTTTTTGATGATATACGCACTACCGGTAAAACAGAAACCATGGCGGATCTTTTTGTCCGGGCTGCCCATGCCGCCCGGAAGGAATTGTCCCAGGTTCTTGGTGATAACCCCGCCCAATGGCGCTGGGGGGATTTGCATACCCTTGAACTGGTTAATCCCCTTGTTCGTAAAGGGCGACTGAAGGCTTTGCTTGGTACAGGACCTATGCCCATGGGCGGCTCCGGTGAAACGCTGTATCGAGGGTGGTATGATTTTGATACCCCCTATGCCGTGACCCATTGTGCATCCCTGCGCTTTGTGGCGGATATGGGGGATGATGAAAAGCTCATGGCGGTGTTGCCGGGCGGGGCGGTAGGCCGTACCTTTCATCCCCACCAGAAAGACTTGGTTGACGGTTTTATGGATGGTTCTATCCAGTACTGGTGGTTTTCAGATGCCGCCATTAAGGCCCATGCACAAAAGACCCTGACATTAATGCCGCAAAGTTATTAA